In a single window of the Streptomyces brevispora genome:
- a CDS encoding SDR family oxidoreductase, translating into MTSNSTEKPLHCLVTGATGYIGGRLVPELLEAGHRVRCMARSPEKLRDYPWAGDVEVVRGDVTDTASVTSAMADIDVAYYLVHALTTGADFEETDRRSATVFAESARTRGVGRIVYLGGLTPPGVPERELSPHLRSRAEVGRILLASGVPATALRAAVIIGSGSASFEMLRYLTERLPVMVTPSWVSTRIQPIAVRDVLRYLVGSARMPREVSRAFDIGGPDIITYSEMMQRYAEVAALRHRLILPVPVLTPRLSSHWIGLVTPVPRSIARPLAESLRYEVVCREHEIVKYVPDGPGQPFTFEKALRLALQRVREARVTTRWSSASVPGVPSDPLPTDPDWAGGSLYTDVRELEVDASPEALWKVIEGIGGDHGWYSFPLAWAMRGWFDRLVGGVGLRRGRRDTDRLRVGDSLDFWRVEEIQPGRLLRLRAEMRLPGLAWLEMYAERDEQGRAHYRQRALFHPRGLLGHAYWWSVSPFHAIVFGGMARNIARAAAGVPSSSGERGALSR; encoded by the coding sequence ATGACGAGCAACAGCACGGAGAAGCCCTTGCACTGCCTGGTGACCGGCGCCACCGGATACATCGGGGGCAGGCTGGTGCCCGAACTCCTGGAGGCCGGGCACCGGGTGCGCTGCATGGCGCGCAGCCCGGAGAAGCTGCGGGACTATCCATGGGCCGGGGACGTGGAGGTCGTCCGGGGTGATGTCACCGACACGGCGTCGGTCACGTCGGCCATGGCGGACATCGACGTGGCCTACTACCTGGTACACGCTCTGACGACCGGAGCGGACTTCGAGGAGACGGACCGGCGGTCGGCCACGGTCTTCGCCGAGTCGGCCCGCACGCGCGGCGTCGGCCGGATCGTCTACCTCGGCGGTCTCACACCGCCCGGCGTACCCGAGCGGGAGCTCTCGCCGCATCTGCGCTCACGCGCCGAGGTCGGCCGGATCCTGCTGGCTTCCGGGGTACCGGCCACCGCCCTGCGGGCCGCGGTCATCATCGGATCCGGATCGGCATCCTTCGAAATGCTGCGCTATCTCACGGAACGGCTGCCGGTCATGGTGACGCCGAGTTGGGTGTCGACCCGGATCCAGCCGATCGCGGTCCGGGACGTGTTGCGCTACCTGGTCGGCAGCGCCCGGATGCCCCGGGAGGTGAGCCGTGCCTTCGACATCGGGGGGCCGGACATCATCACGTATAGCGAGATGATGCAGCGGTACGCGGAGGTCGCGGCCCTCCGGCACCGCCTGATCCTGCCCGTCCCGGTGCTGACGCCACGGCTGTCCAGTCACTGGATCGGTCTGGTCACGCCCGTTCCCAGGTCGATCGCGCGGCCGCTCGCCGAGTCGCTGCGGTACGAGGTCGTGTGCCGGGAACACGAAATCGTGAAGTACGTGCCGGACGGGCCGGGGCAGCCCTTCACGTTCGAGAAGGCGCTGAGACTGGCCCTTCAGCGGGTGCGCGAGGCCCGGGTCACCACCCGGTGGTCCTCGGCGTCGGTGCCCGGGGTGCCCAGCGACCCGCTGCCCACGGACCCCGACTGGGCCGGCGGCAGCCTGTACACGGATGTGCGGGAACTCGAGGTCGACGCGTCGCCGGAGGCCCTCTGGAAGGTCATCGAGGGCATCGGCGGCGACCACGGCTGGTATTCGTTCCCGCTGGCCTGGGCCATGCGTGGCTGGTTCGACCGGCTGGTGGGAGGGGTGGGCCTGCGTCGCGGGCGGCGGGACACCGACCGGCTGCGGGTGGGTGACTCCCTGGACTTCTGGCGGGTCGAGGAGATCCAGCCGGGTCGCCTGCTGCGGCTGCGCGCGGAGATGCGACTGCCCGGCCTGGCGTGGCTGGAAATGTACGCAGAACGGGACGAACAGGGCAGGGCGCACTACCGGCAACGGGCCCTGTTCCATCCGCGCGGGTTGCTCGGCCACGCGTACTGGTGGAGTGTGTCGCCGTTCCACGCGATCGTATTCGGTGGAATGGCCCGCAATATCGCACGGGCTGCCGCAGGGGTTCCGTCCTCCTCAGGAGAACGCGGCGCACTGTCCCGGTGA
- a CDS encoding RNA polymerase sigma factor translates to MTALALEETLPGGQGPRPCAAMDLADEELAAGLMRGSQDCFAAAYRRWGALVQSLAVRSLGDSREAEDVTQQVFMAAWHGRLGYRPERGPLPGWLVGITRRKIADALAARTRRVELAAATAARLRLTETGAAGRPESALDRVLIGTELGKLPQVQRRILRMAYYDGLPQTRIAELTGLPLGTVKGHVRRALHGIRRSLSGGPDEAEQ, encoded by the coding sequence ATGACCGCGCTCGCCCTGGAGGAAACGCTGCCCGGCGGGCAGGGCCCGCGACCGTGCGCCGCAATGGATCTCGCCGACGAGGAGCTGGCAGCCGGTCTGATGCGCGGCAGCCAGGACTGTTTCGCCGCCGCCTACCGGAGGTGGGGCGCACTCGTACAATCCCTCGCGGTCCGGTCCCTGGGCGACAGCCGAGAGGCCGAGGACGTCACCCAGCAGGTCTTCATGGCCGCCTGGCACGGCAGACTCGGCTACCGCCCGGAGCGCGGCCCGCTGCCCGGCTGGCTGGTCGGCATCACCCGTCGCAAGATCGCCGACGCGCTCGCCGCCCGCACCCGCCGCGTGGAACTGGCCGCTGCGACGGCGGCGCGGCTGCGGCTCACCGAGACCGGCGCGGCCGGGCGTCCGGAGTCGGCACTGGACCGGGTCCTGATCGGTACGGAGCTGGGCAAGCTGCCCCAGGTGCAGCGCCGCATCCTGCGGATGGCCTACTACGACGGCCTCCCCCAGACCCGTATCGCCGAACTGACGGGGCTCCCGCTCGGCACGGTCAAGGGCCACGTGCGCCGCGCGCTGCACGGTATCCGGCGCTCGCTGTCCGGCGGACCGGACGAGGCGGAGCAGTGA